In Eriocheir sinensis breed Jianghai 21 chromosome 23, ASM2467909v1, whole genome shotgun sequence, a single window of DNA contains:
- the LOC127002544 gene encoding dopamine D2-like receptor yields the protein MGLKILAQTLPELQVPAVTDKEEDSLEAQYNGGIVNGNDELATVAPSPRVTSIIADVISMCDNCTANETENCTLNFPEDDPANTERNYWTLLLLLFPVFTVFGNILVLMSVYKERSLQTVTNYFIVSLAVADLLLASIVMPFAVYYLRHLI from the coding sequence ATGGGCCTGAAGATTCTGGCCCAAACGCTTCCTGAGCTTCAGGTGCCCGCCGTGACCGACAAGGAGGAGGATTCCTTGGAGGCACAGTACAACGGTGGGATAGTGAACGGAAACGACGAGCTGGCCACGGTCGCCCCAAGTCCTCGAGTTACTTCCATCATCGCCGACGTGATCAGCATGTGTGATAACTGCACCGCCAACGAGACCGAGAACTGTACTCTAAACTTCCCCGAGGACGACCCCGCTAACACGGAGAGAAACTACTGGACtctgctgctcctgctgttcCCAGTGTTCACCGTGTTTGGCAACATTCTGGTGCTCATGTCCGTGTACAAGGAACGTTCGCTGCAGACCGTCACCAACTACTTCATAGTGTCCTTGGCGGTCGCCGACCTGCTCCTCGCCTCCATCGTCATGCCCTTCGCCGTCTACTATCTG